In one window of Lampris incognitus isolate fLamInc1 chromosome 3, fLamInc1.hap2, whole genome shotgun sequence DNA:
- the LOC130110452 gene encoding fish-egg lectin-like, whose amino-acid sequence MKMRIMMKIIFALALLALCLLSTIQAWSCSDGPRLYRASQIDAGLGQVVATDLYRRTFYLSSTSWTSLPSASLQHVTVGSAGIWGVTNSYRVYRFVAGRWRAASGLSLKQIDAGGDTFVVGTTTSTLTYCLRTSRAVTFNGAGSLSWSRLSGNMVYYSCGSLGCWGVTNRYRVYFTRTVSPTTCSNSGWSYISGVSMRMIEAGSDGKVFGVTTAGHIYERTGISSSRPYGTSWTRVSTCITARHVSYDLGKLWVVTTAYNVMTCTP is encoded by the exons ATGAAGATGAGAATTATGATGAAGATTATTTTTGCACTGGCGCTTCTGGCGCTTTGCCTCCTGTCCACCATCCAGG cctggagCTGTTCAGACGGGCCCCGGCTCTACCGGGCGTCTCAGATCGATGCGGGACTcgggcaggtggtggccacagacctcTACCGACGAACCTTCTACCTGAGCAGCACCTCCTGGACCAGCCTGCCCTCCGCCAGTCTGCAGCATGTGACCGTGGGCTCCGCCGGCATCTGGGGCGTCACCAACTCCTACAGGGTCTACCGGTTCGTGGCCGGCAGATGGCGCGCTGCCTCCG GTCTCAGCTTGAAGCAGATCGACGCGGGCGGGGACACGTTCGTCGTCGGGACGACCACCTCCACCCTCACCTACTGCCTGCGCACGTCCAGGGCCGTGACTTTCAACGGCGCCGGCAGCCTCAGCTGGTCTCGTCTGTCAGGCAACATGGTCTACTACAGCTGTGGATCTCTAGGCTGCTGGGGGGTCACCAACCGGTACAGAGTTTACTTCACAAGG ACTGTGAGCCCGACCACCTGCTCCAACAGCGGATGGAGCTACATCAGCGGTGTCTCCATGAGGATGATTGAGGCGGGAAGCGACGGCAAGGTGTTCGGTGTGACCACAGCTGGCCATATTTATGAAAG GACCGGCATCTCCAGCAGTCGTCCTTACGGGACCAGCTGGACTCGCGTGTCCACGTGCATCACCGCCAGACACGTGAGCTATGACCTGGGTAAGCTCTGGGTCGTCACAACCGCCTACAACGTCATGACCTGCACACCGTAA